In one window of Leifsonia sp. NPDC080035 DNA:
- a CDS encoding SulP family inorganic anion transporter yields MTDVTDPTAAAPESTRTPAPRPSRLRPLAGLTPRNAFREVLAGVTLLAIAVPLNIGYAQIAGLPATAGLYALIVPAVLYALTVSSRQLVASPDAAAAALVASSLGGLAVAGHQDYITLALAQALICGVMFLACSFFKLGFLANFLSKPILVGFVGGLALDILVSQAAKMLGVKIDSGGEFIEKLTGLVTGLPGLNVWSVLISAGALIVLLVGRRIAAAVPWALIVLIVGTIVVVLSSAEKAGVSVLGKVEAGPPTLTWPVIEWSQWAALVPSAIALTVVTMGEGLLVSRSYGEKRGYPTRPNRDLFAFGVANLGAGVSGGFTVGSSTSRTAAMDQAGSRTQLPSLITALGTLLLLIFGTALLEHIPSPAIGAIVAVAVVPLLGIPDFVRLWRLDRFEFVIGAVCFLGALLIGPIAGILIAFVLAVVNVTRRAANPPIDTLAADGDPEHSLLAAAPVGEPTVPGVVVVRLAAPLFFANSTVFEQAVERAAREAGARHVVLDMEAVTDVDVTGAESWEAVQASLSGRGTDLALSRVRPGIRDRLEHLGLLHGVRFFDTNREAIMALRTDAAGEPRG; encoded by the coding sequence GTGACCGACGTGACCGACCCGACCGCCGCGGCGCCGGAGTCCACGAGGACTCCGGCGCCGCGACCTTCCCGCCTCCGCCCGCTGGCGGGGCTGACCCCGCGGAACGCGTTCCGCGAGGTCCTCGCCGGCGTGACCCTGCTCGCGATCGCCGTGCCGCTGAACATCGGCTACGCGCAGATCGCCGGCCTCCCCGCGACGGCCGGTCTCTACGCGCTGATCGTGCCGGCGGTGCTCTACGCGCTGACCGTCTCCTCGCGCCAGCTCGTCGCGTCCCCGGACGCTGCCGCGGCCGCGCTGGTCGCATCCTCGCTCGGCGGGCTCGCCGTCGCGGGACACCAGGACTACATAACGCTCGCCCTCGCGCAAGCGCTGATCTGCGGCGTGATGTTCCTCGCCTGCTCGTTCTTCAAGCTCGGGTTCCTGGCGAACTTCCTGTCCAAGCCGATCCTCGTCGGCTTCGTCGGCGGCCTCGCGCTCGACATCCTGGTCTCGCAGGCGGCGAAGATGCTCGGCGTGAAGATCGACTCGGGTGGCGAGTTCATCGAGAAGCTGACCGGGCTCGTCACCGGACTGCCCGGTCTCAACGTGTGGTCGGTGCTCATCTCGGCCGGCGCGCTCATTGTCCTGCTCGTCGGGCGCAGGATCGCCGCCGCCGTGCCGTGGGCGCTCATCGTGCTCATCGTCGGGACGATCGTCGTCGTCCTGTCCTCCGCCGAGAAGGCGGGGGTGTCCGTGCTCGGAAAGGTGGAGGCGGGACCGCCGACGCTCACCTGGCCGGTGATCGAATGGAGCCAGTGGGCGGCGCTCGTTCCCTCCGCCATCGCCCTCACCGTTGTGACGATGGGCGAGGGCCTGCTGGTCTCGCGGTCGTACGGCGAGAAGCGGGGATACCCGACGCGGCCCAACCGCGACCTGTTCGCCTTCGGCGTCGCGAACCTCGGCGCCGGCGTCTCGGGCGGTTTCACGGTCGGTTCGTCCACCTCGCGCACGGCCGCGATGGACCAGGCCGGCTCCCGCACGCAGCTGCCCAGCCTGATCACGGCGCTCGGGACGCTGCTGCTGCTGATCTTCGGCACGGCGCTGCTCGAGCACATCCCCTCCCCCGCGATCGGCGCGATCGTCGCCGTCGCCGTGGTGCCGCTGCTCGGCATCCCCGACTTCGTCCGGCTCTGGCGCCTCGACCGCTTCGAGTTCGTGATCGGCGCCGTCTGCTTCCTCGGGGCCCTGCTGATCGGCCCGATCGCAGGCATCCTGATCGCGTTCGTGCTCGCCGTCGTCAACGTGACCCGTCGCGCCGCGAATCCGCCCATCGACACGCTCGCCGCAGACGGCGACCCGGAGCACTCGCTGCTCGCCGCCGCGCCCGTCGGCGAGCCGACCGTGCCCGGGGTCGTCGTCGTCCGCCTGGCCGCGCCGCTGTTCTTCGCCAACTCCACGGTGTTCGAGCAGGCCGTCGAACGTGCCGCGCGGGAGGCGGGAGCCCGTCACGTCGTCCTCGACATGGAGGCGGTGACCGACGTCGACGTGACCGGCGCCGAATCGTGGGAGGCCGTCCAGGCCTCGCTCTCCGGCCGCGGCACCGACCTCGCGCTCAGCCGCGTGCGCCCGGGCATCCGCGACCGACTCGAGCACCTCGGGCTGCTGCACGGGGTGCGCTTCTTCGACACGAACAGGGAGGCCATCATGGCGCTCCGGACCGACGCCGCGGGGGAACCCCGTGGCTGA
- a CDS encoding arylsulfatase: MAREFQGKIELDVRDSVSDWDAFLPPEPPEGAPNVLLVLYDDTGQAAWSPYGGRIQMPTMERLAAQGLTYTQWHTTALCSPTRSTLLTGRNHHSNGFATISESSTGFPGYNSHIPASNATMANLLRDAGWATFWVGKNHNVPIDEWTAGASKKNWPLAQGFDRFYGFIGGETNNWYPSLAEDNHYIEQPYLPEDGYHLSKDLADQALKMLRDVKQTEPDKPWYLWFCPGANHAPHHAPQEYIDKYKGVFDDGYEAYREWVLPRMIEKGILPEGTELTDINPMPPGTFTPTDEVRPWDTLNDDEKALFSRMAEVYAGFSEYTDAQVGRIIDYLAESGQLENTLIIYCADNGASGEGSPNGSVNEGKVFGGYPDDLAQNLSMKDELGSPNTYNHYPTGWATAFSTPYRMFKRYTYQGGVCDPLVISWPKGIAARGEVRNQYHHSTDIVATILDVCGVSLPETYGGVQQRPLDGVSMQYSFAGDGPTEKKTQYYEMLGSRGIWHEGWKAVAEHGPTSGMSGFDHDTWQLFHTDVDRSEADDLAAEHPDKVEELKALWLEEAKRNDVLPLNDLQILGNPKDFDTFISMEFKIPVPASGQYTYYPGTTEVPERSAANTHGVSYKVLAEVETTADTEGVIFAHGSRFGGHALFVKDGQVTYVYNFLGIPPENVISAPVPGPGKHVLGVSFTKEKTGEYREAIGPLELYIDDQKVAEQEIRTVLGHFSLCGEGLCIGYDAGDAVSKQYEGSRFEYTGGEIVKVVFDIADDAYVDVEAHLAAAMARD, from the coding sequence GTGGCCAGAGAATTCCAGGGGAAGATCGAACTCGACGTACGGGATTCGGTGTCGGATTGGGACGCCTTCCTGCCGCCGGAACCACCCGAGGGCGCGCCGAACGTCCTCCTTGTGCTGTACGACGACACCGGCCAGGCGGCGTGGTCGCCGTACGGCGGGCGCATCCAGATGCCGACGATGGAGCGGCTGGCGGCGCAGGGCCTCACCTACACCCAGTGGCACACCACGGCGCTCTGCTCGCCGACGCGTTCCACGCTGCTGACCGGCCGCAACCACCACTCGAACGGGTTCGCGACGATCTCGGAGTCCTCCACCGGCTTCCCCGGCTACAACTCGCACATCCCGGCGAGCAACGCAACGATGGCGAACCTGCTGCGCGACGCCGGCTGGGCCACGTTCTGGGTGGGCAAGAACCACAACGTGCCGATCGACGAGTGGACGGCGGGGGCGTCCAAGAAGAACTGGCCGCTCGCGCAGGGCTTCGACCGGTTCTACGGCTTCATCGGCGGCGAGACCAACAACTGGTACCCGTCGCTGGCGGAGGACAACCACTACATCGAGCAGCCGTACCTGCCGGAGGACGGCTACCACCTGTCCAAGGACCTCGCCGATCAAGCGCTGAAGATGCTCCGCGACGTCAAGCAGACCGAGCCGGACAAGCCCTGGTACCTGTGGTTCTGCCCCGGGGCCAACCACGCGCCGCACCACGCGCCGCAGGAGTACATCGACAAGTACAAGGGCGTCTTCGACGACGGCTACGAGGCCTACCGGGAGTGGGTGCTCCCGCGGATGATCGAGAAGGGCATCCTGCCGGAGGGCACGGAGCTCACCGACATCAACCCGATGCCGCCGGGGACGTTCACCCCGACCGACGAGGTGCGCCCGTGGGACACGCTGAACGACGACGAGAAGGCGCTGTTCTCGCGCATGGCCGAGGTCTACGCCGGGTTCTCCGAGTACACCGACGCTCAGGTGGGCCGGATCATCGACTACCTGGCGGAGTCGGGCCAGCTGGAGAACACGCTCATCATCTACTGCGCCGACAACGGCGCATCCGGTGAGGGCAGCCCGAACGGGTCGGTCAACGAGGGCAAGGTGTTCGGCGGCTATCCGGACGACCTCGCGCAGAATCTGTCGATGAAGGATGAGCTCGGCTCGCCGAACACATACAACCACTACCCGACGGGGTGGGCGACCGCGTTCTCGACCCCGTACCGGATGTTCAAGCGCTACACGTACCAGGGCGGCGTCTGCGACCCGCTCGTGATCTCCTGGCCGAAGGGGATCGCCGCGCGGGGAGAGGTGCGCAACCAGTACCACCACTCGACGGATATCGTCGCGACCATCCTCGACGTGTGCGGGGTGAGCCTGCCGGAGACCTACGGCGGCGTGCAGCAGCGCCCGCTCGACGGCGTCTCCATGCAGTACTCGTTCGCCGGCGACGGGCCGACCGAGAAGAAGACGCAGTACTACGAGATGCTGGGCAGCCGCGGCATCTGGCACGAGGGATGGAAGGCCGTCGCGGAGCACGGTCCCACGAGCGGGATGAGTGGCTTCGACCACGACACCTGGCAGCTCTTCCACACCGACGTGGACCGGTCGGAGGCCGACGATCTGGCCGCCGAGCATCCCGACAAGGTGGAGGAGTTGAAGGCGCTGTGGCTCGAGGAGGCGAAGCGCAACGACGTCCTGCCGCTCAACGACCTGCAGATCCTCGGCAACCCGAAGGACTTCGACACCTTCATCAGCATGGAGTTCAAGATCCCGGTTCCCGCGAGCGGGCAGTACACGTACTACCCCGGCACCACCGAAGTCCCGGAGCGCTCCGCCGCGAACACGCACGGCGTCTCCTACAAGGTGCTCGCGGAGGTGGAGACGACCGCCGATACCGAAGGCGTCATTTTCGCGCACGGGTCGCGGTTCGGGGGTCACGCGCTCTTCGTGAAGGACGGCCAGGTGACCTACGTCTACAACTTCCTCGGCATCCCGCCGGAGAACGTGATCTCGGCGCCCGTTCCCGGTCCCGGCAAACACGTGCTCGGCGTCTCCTTCACCAAGGAGAAGACGGGGGAGTATCGCGAGGCGATCGGGCCGCTGGAGCTCTACATCGACGATCAGAAGGTCGCCGAGCAGGAGATCCGGACGGTGCTCGGCCACTTCTCGCTCTGCGGCGAGGGCCTGTGCATCGGTTACGACGCCGGCGACGCCGTCTCGAAGCAGTACGAGGGCTCCCGGTTCGAGTACACCGGGGGCGAGATCGTGAAGGTCGTCTTCGACATCGCCGACGACGCCTACGTGGATGTGGAGGCGCACCTCGCGGCCGCGATGGCCAGGGACTAG
- a CDS encoding SulP family inorganic anion transporter, producing MTSAPPAPRPSWLLPTLAGYRRAWIGRDVLAGLSAGAVVVPQAMAYATIANLPVEAGLYTAIVPMAVYALLGGSRAMSVSTTSTIATLTATTFVSAGVVANSDQIPRDLVTLTLLVGAALLLARLMRLGSLVEIINKPTLLGIQIGVGATVAVGQLPKLLGETSAPTGGGFIHSINAVIAAVPQANPVTAILSLVSVAALFLFKRFLPRVPGPLVVVAAGILLVAFGGLRDAGVELITPVGQAFPLPTLPSLQHVFQLIPGALAIAVMAFLESAAVARGIRELDDPRIDSNRELFATAAANVVGGWFQTLPAAGGFSQSAVNKAAGARSQLASLVTVVLALLIGLFLGPVISLLPQATLAALVFVAVFGLVDVKDLVLLWRISRRDFAIAMLTTVIGLTAGLLAAVGVGVLFTLILVLSALNRPRVRAEEAADGRMTVVLLGPLYTANVLATEQSVLDAADAARATAPLTELTLDCSTLQDISITVILALRDLDRELAGRDVRLRVRGLPSAARAVAARTPWFRSLEAGGRVE from the coding sequence GTGACGTCCGCGCCGCCGGCGCCCCGCCCGTCGTGGCTCCTGCCCACGCTGGCGGGGTACCGGCGCGCGTGGATCGGCAGGGACGTCCTGGCGGGCCTCTCCGCCGGCGCCGTGGTGGTCCCGCAGGCGATGGCCTACGCCACCATCGCGAACCTGCCGGTGGAGGCCGGCCTCTATACGGCGATCGTGCCGATGGCGGTGTATGCGCTGCTCGGCGGCTCGCGGGCGATGAGCGTGTCCACCACGTCCACCATCGCCACCTTGACGGCGACGACGTTCGTCTCGGCGGGCGTCGTCGCGAACTCGGACCAGATCCCGCGCGACCTGGTGACCCTCACCCTGCTGGTCGGCGCCGCCCTGCTGCTCGCGCGGCTGATGCGGCTCGGCTCGCTCGTGGAGATCATCAACAAGCCGACGCTGCTCGGCATCCAGATCGGCGTCGGCGCGACCGTCGCCGTCGGCCAGCTGCCCAAGCTGCTCGGGGAGACGAGCGCGCCCACCGGTGGCGGGTTCATCCACAGCATCAACGCGGTGATCGCCGCCGTGCCGCAGGCCAACCCGGTCACGGCAATCCTCTCGCTCGTGTCCGTGGCCGCACTGTTCCTGTTCAAGCGCTTCCTGCCGCGGGTGCCGGGGCCCCTCGTCGTCGTCGCCGCAGGCATCCTGCTCGTCGCCTTCGGCGGGCTGCGGGATGCGGGGGTCGAGCTGATCACTCCCGTCGGGCAGGCCTTCCCGCTGCCGACGCTGCCGTCGCTGCAGCACGTCTTCCAGCTGATTCCGGGGGCGCTGGCGATCGCGGTGATGGCCTTCCTGGAGTCGGCGGCCGTCGCCCGCGGCATCCGCGAGCTCGACGACCCGCGCATCGACAGCAACCGCGAGCTGTTCGCCACGGCGGCGGCGAACGTGGTCGGCGGCTGGTTCCAGACGCTTCCGGCCGCGGGCGGCTTCTCCCAGAGCGCGGTGAACAAGGCCGCGGGTGCGCGCTCGCAGCTCGCGTCGCTGGTGACCGTCGTGCTGGCCCTGCTGATCGGCCTGTTCCTCGGGCCCGTCATCAGCCTGCTCCCGCAGGCGACGCTCGCGGCGCTCGTCTTCGTCGCCGTCTTCGGCCTGGTGGACGTGAAGGACCTCGTGCTGCTCTGGCGGATCAGCAGGCGTGACTTCGCCATCGCGATGCTCACCACGGTGATCGGGCTGACCGCGGGCCTCCTCGCCGCTGTCGGTGTCGGGGTGCTGTTCACGCTGATCCTCGTGCTGAGCGCGCTGAACAGGCCGCGGGTGCGGGCGGAGGAGGCGGCGGACGGCAGGATGACCGTCGTGCTGCTCGGCCCGCTCTACACGGCGAACGTCCTCGCGACCGAGCAGTCGGTGCTGGATGCGGCGGACGCGGCGCGGGCGACCGCGCCGCTCACCGAGCTGACCCTCGACTGTTCGACGCTGCAGGACATCTCGATCACGGTCATCCTCGCGCTGCGCGATCTGGACAGGGAGCTCGCCGGCCGGGACGTGCGGCTCCGCGTGCGCGGCCTGCCCTCCGCCGCCCGCGCGGTCGCCGCCCGTACGCCGTGGTTCCGGTCGCTGGAGGCCGGCGGCCGGGTGGAGTGA
- a CDS encoding helix-turn-helix transcriptional regulator — protein sequence MDRAALADFLRRHREALRPDDVGLPAGPRRRAPGLRREEVAMLAAMSADYYTRLEQQRGPQPSDQMLTSLARALRLSADERDYLFRLAGHNTPDRFGGGSHVPPALQRVLDRLDDTPALVLSALGETLVQNRMAVALLGDRSGYTGLERSEYYRWFAHPESARAMYPEDDRDRQSRAQVASLRDAYGALGPRSRAGELVRALLAESPEFAALWERHEVARRFEDHKTLLHPELGAIELDCQALFTEDQSLCLLVLTAPPRSEAAEKLALLNVVGTQSFA from the coding sequence ATGGACCGCGCAGCACTCGCCGACTTCCTCCGCCGCCACCGCGAGGCGTTGCGGCCAGACGACGTCGGCCTGCCGGCGGGTCCCCGCCGCCGCGCCCCGGGCCTCCGCCGCGAGGAGGTCGCGATGCTCGCGGCCATGTCGGCCGACTACTACACGCGCCTGGAGCAGCAGCGCGGACCGCAGCCGAGCGACCAGATGCTCACCTCGCTCGCCCGCGCCCTGCGGCTCTCCGCCGACGAGCGCGACTATCTGTTCCGCCTCGCCGGTCACAACACGCCGGACCGGTTCGGCGGCGGGTCGCACGTGCCCCCGGCGCTGCAACGGGTGCTCGACCGGCTGGACGACACTCCCGCGCTGGTCCTCTCCGCACTCGGTGAGACGCTGGTGCAGAACCGCATGGCCGTCGCCCTGCTCGGCGACCGCTCCGGCTACACCGGGCTCGAGCGCAGCGAGTACTACCGCTGGTTCGCGCACCCCGAGTCGGCCCGGGCCATGTACCCGGAGGACGACAGGGACCGGCAGAGCCGTGCGCAGGTCGCGTCCCTGCGCGACGCGTACGGTGCGCTCGGGCCGCGGTCGCGCGCCGGCGAGCTGGTGCGCGCGCTGCTCGCCGAGAGCCCGGAGTTCGCAGCGCTCTGGGAGCGGCACGAGGTTGCGCGCCGGTTCGAGGACCACAAGACGCTGCTGCATCCCGAGCTCGGCGCCATCGAACTCGACTGCCAGGCGCTGTTCACCGAGGACCAGTCGCTCTGCCTGCTCGTGCTCACCGCGCCGCCGCGCAGCGAGGCGGCCGAGAAGCTCGCGCTGCTGAACGTGGTGGGCACGCAGTCCTTCGCGTAG
- a CDS encoding SDR family NAD(P)-dependent oxidoreductase — protein sequence MNITGNTIFIPGATSGIGLALAVALHERGNTVIVGGRRTELLERIAAEHPGIHTVRIDTADADSIRDASAAVLAAHPDLNVLVAMAGIMRVEDWHTPEGFLASAESIVTTNVLGPIRLIGAFIEHLRTRPDATIVTVSSGLAFTPLAATPSYNASKAAIHMLSESIRLQLQDTSVSILELVPPAVRTSLLPGQESSEFAMPLDEFVADVVQLIETKPDAKELQVERVKFLRYGEARGDYDQVVSVLNASDPHGKVA from the coding sequence ATGAACATCACAGGGAACACCATCTTCATCCCCGGAGCCACCAGCGGCATCGGGCTCGCCCTCGCCGTCGCCCTGCACGAGCGCGGCAACACCGTCATCGTCGGCGGCCGGCGCACGGAACTGCTGGAGCGCATCGCCGCCGAGCACCCGGGAATCCACACCGTGCGCATCGACACCGCGGACGCGGACAGCATCCGCGACGCGAGCGCCGCTGTGCTCGCCGCCCACCCCGACCTGAACGTGCTCGTGGCGATGGCCGGCATCATGCGCGTGGAGGACTGGCACACGCCGGAGGGCTTCCTCGCGTCGGCGGAGTCGATCGTCACCACCAACGTCCTCGGCCCGATCCGTCTCATCGGCGCGTTCATCGAGCACCTCCGCACCCGGCCGGACGCGACCATCGTCACCGTCTCCTCCGGCCTGGCGTTCACGCCGCTCGCAGCCACCCCGAGCTACAACGCGAGCAAGGCGGCCATCCACATGCTCAGCGAGAGCATCCGGCTGCAGCTGCAGGATACGAGCGTGTCGATCCTGGAGCTGGTGCCGCCCGCGGTGCGCACCTCGCTGCTGCCGGGACAGGAGTCCAGCGAGTTCGCGATGCCGCTCGACGAGTTCGTCGCCGATGTCGTCCAGCTCATCGAGACCAAGCCGGACGCGAAGGAGCTGCAGGTGGAGCGCGTGAAGTTCCTGCGCTACGGCGAGGCGCGCGGCGACTACGACCAGGTCGTCTCGGTGCTGAACGCGTCCGACCCGCACGGCAAGGTCGCGTAA
- a CDS encoding crosslink repair DNA glycosylase YcaQ family protein, giving the protein MTMTLQRDEARRIAIRAQRLDADRLDADRPQALVPLVEQLTFVQLDPTAAIAPSADLIAYTRLGSAYRPEHLQRATEQDRLLYEVKAMDDPLTPPFAMVRAASDLPLHLERMSHWPDSVPAWAQWLQANDAFRGDVLARLRAEGPLLSKDIPDTASVPWVSTGWTHNQNVTRLLELLQGRGEVAVAGRIGRQRTWDVAERVYPAGLEAVPEAEAKRLRDQRRLRALGIARPVQVGDAGEPARVEGSDLEWRVDPDAVGAAFAGRTALLSPFDRLIHDRVRTQELFGFEYLLEMYKPAAKRRWGYFALPILHGDRLIGKLDAAADRKAGLLRVNAVHEDEPFAAAERDAVDAEIAALAAWLGLDVAR; this is encoded by the coding sequence ATGACGATGACGCTGCAGAGGGACGAGGCGCGACGGATCGCGATCCGGGCGCAGCGGCTCGACGCTGACCGGCTCGATGCTGACCGGCCGCAGGCGCTGGTCCCGCTGGTCGAGCAGCTGACGTTCGTCCAGCTCGACCCGACGGCGGCGATCGCGCCGAGCGCCGACCTCATCGCCTACACCCGGCTCGGCTCCGCATACCGGCCGGAGCACCTGCAGCGTGCGACCGAGCAGGACCGCCTGCTGTACGAGGTGAAGGCGATGGACGACCCGCTGACGCCCCCGTTCGCGATGGTGCGGGCGGCATCCGACCTGCCGTTGCACCTCGAGCGGATGTCGCACTGGCCGGACTCCGTGCCTGCGTGGGCGCAGTGGCTGCAGGCGAACGACGCCTTCCGCGGCGACGTGCTCGCCCGGCTGCGCGCCGAGGGCCCGCTGCTGTCGAAGGACATCCCGGACACGGCGAGCGTGCCGTGGGTCTCGACCGGCTGGACGCACAACCAGAACGTCACGCGGCTGCTGGAGCTGCTGCAGGGGCGCGGCGAGGTGGCGGTCGCCGGGCGGATCGGCAGGCAGCGCACCTGGGACGTTGCCGAGCGGGTGTACCCTGCCGGGCTCGAGGCCGTGCCGGAGGCGGAGGCGAAGCGGCTGCGCGACCAGCGGCGGCTGCGCGCGCTCGGCATCGCCCGGCCGGTGCAGGTCGGCGACGCCGGGGAACCCGCCCGCGTCGAGGGCAGCGACCTCGAATGGCGGGTGGACCCGGACGCCGTCGGCGCCGCTTTCGCCGGGCGGACGGCGTTGCTCTCTCCCTTCGACCGGCTCATCCACGACCGGGTGCGTACGCAGGAGCTGTTCGGCTTCGAGTACCTGCTGGAGATGTACAAGCCGGCGGCGAAGCGGCGCTGGGGCTACTTCGCGCTGCCGATCCTGCACGGCGACCGGCTGATCGGGAAGCTCGACGCCGCCGCAGACCGGAAGGCCGGGCTGCTGCGGGTGAACGCGGTGCACGAGGACGAGCCGTTCGCCGCGGCCGAGCGCGACGCGGTGGATGCGGAGATCGCCGCACTCGCCGCGTGGCTCGGCCTCGACGTCGCCCGCTGA